TTCTCCCCTGGGATTCTTCATTTGACCTTTGCATTCACTGAAAATGTAAAGAATCCATTCACTGTTTACTTTGGGCTCAACCTGTAGAATCTACAgtttataagataaataagtcctagggatgtaatgtactacctgatgactatagttaatagtgCTGGATGATATATATGAAAGTTTTTGGTCAAATCGTTATGCTGTACTCCCTAAACTTATACAgggctatatgtcaattatatctcaataaaactggggaaaaaaagaaattggccTTTTCATGCCTCCAGGGGCTAATGGTCTTGTTTGGAAGCAAGAGTCGTACCCAAATGTTTTGCAGAATATGAGCTAAAAATAAGGTTGTTGTTTGGCCTATGCAAAATTCCCAGAAAGAGGTTTGAAGCGAAAGGAGATCCCTCCTGTAGGAAAAAATCCAGTCTTCTACAAGTGTCTCCCTCGATTCAAACTCAGCTGGAATCTGGCTGATAGGTACAGCCTGTAAGAGTCAGCTCTCCTGAGATATTAAGCAGAGtaatagaaagaaatgaatttgagGAAGAATAAGTCCAGTCCACCTTTTCTGCTGTTtgtcaaatatatacatataatagttGATTTAGCATAACAGGAGACAGCaatttttcatgtaaatgaaCAAAACTTCCTCCTCTCCTTAAAAATTACAGATGTGAAAGCCCATCAGGCATGGAGTCCAGTACTTTCAAGTGATAAACTATTCTCCCAATCTGCTCAGGACATGGATCTTCACTGCCTGGTGAATTTTGTGATAAACTGTCAAATTAAGCACTACCAGCGCTCCTCATACAAAATAATTGATTGATTATTACATATGCATTAAAATACACATAGAAGGTTCAGTCCTCACTTTTATAGCTGGTCATGAGATagaaatttatcattttcttatcGGACTCTCCACTATACATCATCTTTACCATAGCCATCATTCTGGCTGGTGGGTTGACCCAAATTTTATTCCTGAAGGCATTGGGTCCTCTGTGATCTTGCGCTTATTGAGTTACTGTGGTGTTTCATCTGCCTTTACAGCAGGGTATGGAACATAAGAGGAGCCCTAGTGAAACCTCTAGGCTCTGGATATGGTCCTCACTGTCTCCATGGTATAGCAGCAACCCAGTTCCTCCTTAGTTTTTGGAATCAGCTTTGTAACCGTGCTTCTTTGCCTGTTAGCACAGTGGCAAGAGGAGCCCCAGGTAAACATTTTAGCATAGATATGTGGGGGATAGAAAGCAATTTGTTAGGTTTAATGTTAGGAGGGGTATGGAGATCAGAGTCAAGAGATGAGGTATGACAGCAAGACAAGATGGATCATTCacttgtaagaaaaaaagaatagaaatagttTTCATTCACTCAAAATGTACAACAGTGTACTTTTATATTCATAGATAACCCAGGGCTATGTGGTTATAGTATAGTCTGAAGCAACCTGGAACAATAGAACACCCCACAGAATATCACACTGGACCACTACGTTGATGAAATGATGAAACCATGCTAATCATGTGGAATGGACAAGTAGCTAGTAACACATGCATTCCAGAAGGTGGCTGGCAACTTTTAGTGACCCAGTTGTCTGGGTCATGGTAGGACATCTCTTCCAtagtaaaggaaaaatattgtgtCTTGCATTTCCCACCACAAGAAGGATGCACAATGCTTAGTAGGCCACTTTGGGTTCTGGAGGCACGTGCATTGACTGtgcttctctccccatctctttccACACATAATTAGGTGTGGTCTAGTTGACACTGAGCTTTTTCTCAAATACCAATAGGCTCCTCAGACATTTCTATGCATTTCCTATTAAAGAATTAACGTATTTGTGTACGTTCTTTCTGAATGAAGATGAAAGCTCTAAGTGTTCATGGGCTTAAGGACTATGGCTTGTTAAGAAATCAGGCTCTGATCTGGCCATCCCCTAACATGTGAAGTCAGTTGTCAGCAGCTttgctctgcctctgcccctccctgcacATTTATAGTTCTGTAGCATGAGAGAAGGTACTCTAAGATATGCTACATGTATAACATGATGCGGGGACACTTCCAAAAATATTCTagatttaaaattcttattaCTTAATCTAACGCtaaagtgtgtgtgcatgtgtgtgtgtttgtgtgtgtgtgtgtacatacatggGGCTATTTCCTGTCCACCTGAATTCATTGTCCACGTGAAATGATGTATTTAGGAATTCTTCATTGTGTGGTCTtctatatatttaacattttctgttCATGTTTTCCTGGATATTGTTTCTATTTACCATAGACTGTCTTCTGCACCATGAGGAAGGGAGGAGTTATCCTGTCATGGGGAGGAAGAATCCACTGTTAGCACTTCATCTGGGTCCAGGGGTTCTCTATTTCTCCTGGATGTTGCTAGAGTTAAAGTGCAGACCTGCCTCAGTGGCAGAAtcattcatattcattttttccaCCTTTAGGCAAATTTCTCTGTGGCCTAAGATACAGCACAGTGAGGGCCAGGTTGGGGTTAGAGGGCAGAagtaaaataatcatattttcaATTGAATTCTCCAGTCCAACACTTTAGGATTGGAACATCCCTTAGAATAGCTTCCACTGCCCTTCCCTTTCAATATTCTCCTGTACAAAATGTAGGCTGTTTCATCCATCAATGTTATTTCATCATTTGTTCTATCTTTCATAATTTTCCTAAATTCATAGGTCAGTAATTATACTCTTATATTCTAGTGACActattgatttcatttttatccagaacaatcttctcttttttctaggGTGAGAGCATGTGTGATCTCTCcactttctttataattttcaattctccttttaaaaaatgtgtcttattgtgatacaattcacatacaatacaattcatccatttaatgtgtaaaatttaatggtttttatgatattcacagagttgtgcaattaTCACCGCAAAaatttttaggacattttcataaTCACAAAATAACTGTGATACTGGTAAATGACTGGTGAGCAAAATCATGGGTGACCACTTCTCCCTTTCTTCGCCCTATGCAAGTTGCAAGTTTTGACTTACAGCTGTTCAAGGGAGCAAGAAGGTCTTGAATGAGAACTGGAATTGCAATTCATAACCAAGATTCACCTTTGGGAAAGTAAGAGTGAATCTAGACTGAAAAGAAATTGCCCTTTAGAGCCTGTCATTTGGGGCAGAGTGCTAGCAGGACACAAGTGTATAGAGTTGTCTCCTAGGAATTTGTTTTTCTGCAGGGTAAATGGCCCTCACCAGGCAGCTTCTGGGCTCCTAATAAAGGCTGTCTTTCTCAAATCTGACAACCCTCCTATTCCAGAGACCTCTCCCCATGAGCTTTCCTGGCAAAAGAGGACCTCTTTGTAGATGGTTTAAGGGTGCCGGACTGATCAGGGACTGTTCCCCCAGCCTCAGGACAGAAGGACTTTTCTGCCTGTAAGTTTGTGAGAttatctatctctgtctctctctctggctttaaAAGACTCTTGACTGCTACCTGGGATGACTCTTCAAAGAGCAGAGGGCAGGATCAAATGAGTCACTTTCCAGAGCCAAGAGTTTTTCTTTGCAGGAGGTCAGTGTTTTGGTGCACTGCAGTCTTTTCTGAAAACATCAGGGATTATATAGTCTTCAGATAGTTTATAAAACCAACAGTTCAGAGGTAATTGGGGAACTCAGTAGTATATATTCAACAGATTCATTTATTAtgtcagtttaaaaataattgctgCAATGTTCCAAATAGTTATTACAAATATAGACGTCAGTCATAAGCATGTGTCCATTCATTTCACAAttaaagaaatgttattttaaaacagGGATTGGCCAAAGCATGGCATTGGGAGTCAGCAGGAAAAGGGTTCAATTCCTGAATCTGCCAATGGTTTGTTGGGTGAATGTAGAAAGTAACAtgagttctctgagcctcagctttctaaCTTTAGCCTCAGTTCTTCCATATTAAAAATAAGCTAATAAGGTCCAATGCATGTTGTTGTGATAGCAATGGATATGACACTTTGTAGTGGGATCTGTCTATTTATCTGTTCCTAGCAGTCTGGTTATAGGAAAGAATTCTTCCTATAGATGGAGGAAAGAGACATtcaaatatatcttttcaaaaatagttatttaatatTTCCTCATTAGCTTCAGTGCAAGAAAACTCAGTTGTGGTTAAGGAATCATAGAATTAAAAAAAGGGAACTCTAAGGTGACCTAAGGACTTTCAGTTCTTATGATGTGTCAAGGTAGGTTCACCAGTTGTAACAAAGGTACcatctggtgggggatgttgctAATGGGGAAGGCTACACACGTGTGGGGGTAGGGagtatataggaaatctctgtacctacctcttaattttgctgtgaatttaaaactactctaaaaaataaagtcctaaagatcataaaaacaacaacagttaAATAGggtaatatttaacatttttcattcTGATTATTCCTATATCTAAAATTGATACTggtctattaatttaaattttcaattcaattcaattgtCTTTTGTAATACTCTACATGAAAATTATTCAccaatcagaaaaaaatcttaagtaaCATTCTCAGGCAATATGAGAAGATACCCTCCCCCCCCAGCACCTTCCCcaacaaacacagagaaagagcaaagggaagagaatgagatgctatgaaaagggaaagaaaaagaaagctatttCTACCCCCTAGCTTTGCTAATAAAGTTTGCTGCATTAGAATAGTCCTAGTATGTTTCCCTTGATTATGGGAGTTGAAAAAGATACCATGAGAAGCATGCAGAATAGCAGAAAGAGGGATTCAGACAAAAAGATATAATGAGGTAAATTCTCAGGTCCATAGGAGTCATTTAACacattttcattattgttattagaGAGAAAAGCTGGCTTGAACACTTAGATAATCCACTGGGATCTCAATTTATTTGCTATTATAGAAATAGCATTAAAtccagggtctttttttttttttttttttttacagtaaaaaGCATATGATTTTAAGGTCCTTactactttattttgaaaaattgttttttatcaTCAGATCTAAATTAAAGCAAAGTCCGAGTCTCAAGGATGAATGCCAGATTAATAAGAAAACTGTTAGTTTTCCTCCTATTTTAAAATCTGTCAATATGATTAcatgaaatttatttctaatttgagGTGGCCATATATCAGGTATCACAGTACATGCCTGATATTAAGTGTCTAGGATCTATCACTATTATCAGTGgcaatgaattcatttattcaacagatccTCTTAGATACTGTTGTGCCAGGCATTTTTCCTGCCTCTGAGATCACAGATCTGAGAAAAACTCATGACCTTGCATTTTCCCGTAGGTCATTTTCATCTTAGAGGCCATGCCTCTGCAGTCTCATTCGGAGgtgctttttctgtcttttccttaaATAACTGCTATTCCCTAGGGCTCTTTCCTCAGATAACTTTTCCCTTAGATTTTATTACTCCGAGATGTTTTTCATCACTCCTGTGACTTCAACCCAAACACTAGTTTGACAACTCTCAAGACTTACTATCAGAGTGGGACACACGGAGATTCTTGCATGTATGTCACAAGTGAAAAACTGAGGCTTGTCTTCCAACTGATGTCCAAGTGCTCACTCCAAACTCCtggattttattttgctttgcattGCCTCAATTCGAATTTCCAAGCCATTGACTATTTTAGTAAGTCCTCAAGAAGCTTCCTATATTgaacattttcctcttctcctttctacAAATAGTTGGAGAAACATCTTCTTAGCTACACCTCCTATAACCAATTATTCTCATTCAAATTGAAGCCACTGCCTGATCATTCAGGGGTGAGACTGAAAGTCACCAAATTAATTTACACTCAGATATTTTCTTTCCCAGAGTCATGGACAGACCTTCTTGGAGTACCAGGTCTACTTCTAATTCTGGACATTGCATACACTAACACTTTGTAGGTATTTGCATATTTGTTGAGAGAATGCAAGCATAAATGAGTGAAAGAGGAGCAAATGTTGAAAACCAAGCATTCTTCCTGTATAAAAAAATAGGTTGTCAGGAAACTTAGAGGAAGACCCAATATAGAGGAACTCCTTTGATCCTACAGATTTCTTAATCTGGGTGAGTGCGTGCTCATATCCTCAAACAGAGGAGATGGTTCATAGTCATCATCCTCCATCTGAGTGGACATGAGTCCAGACTCAGCGAGGATTTCTGAGGGGACTCCCTGCCCCATTATATTTTCAATGCCCTTTTGCAAAAATGGAATATCAAGACACTTTTGGGTAATTCTTCTCCAGTTGATATCTGAGAGTGTCCAATGAGTTTAATTGTTCTTGTAGGGGTTACCTGAGGCTGTCTATCTCCAGGCAGAATTTCCCTTAAACAATGTCAGGTTCACAGCTACCACCTATGTAAACATTTTAACAGCTATCACCCACCATGGTCTATTTTCACAGATTGATTGGTTCTTTACTAGTATTTAGTTTTTATCAACAGCAGTTTTGTATTTGTTCAATCAGAagcatttttctagaaaatatttaatattctattttttatcttattttcattcCATATATAAGTACTCATAAATCTTAATGGATCTCTCAAATGTTTTTGCTCTGGAGACTAAGTGAAGAAAAGCAGGATGAATTGCCTTTTGTGTTGTCCTATGGTGAGCAGAAATATCCTATCCGCCCATGAGCATAGAAtcacagaactagaaaatatGTCACCATTATCTAATCTGATCTCCTCTTTTATACATGTATGTGGAAATATACTGAAGCCTAGATGTAACAAGTGGGCCTCTTGCTAAAACCCAGGTGCCATCATACAATTTAGTGGTCTGTCTCTTTCTCTAGTTTACCCAGCATCAACtggaaattgaagaaaagaaTGGTGTATGAACTTCCATTGAAGAGCAGAACAGGGTTCATTAGAGATCCTAAATTGTATGATATATAGAAGAGAGCgaaatcattttttcttccctgttttcACAGAATCTTGTCATGTCTCCCAAGGAAATCTGTCCCTTCACTCATCATGCCATCCTTCAATCAGAGCATTTTCCaccctgcagtcttctttcttaCTGGCATCCCTGGTTTGGAAACCTACCATGCCTGGATCTCCATCCCGTTCTGTTGTCTCTATGCCATTGCCATCTCTGGGAATGGCATGATCCTGCTTGTCATCATCACTGAGTCCAGCCTCCATGAACCCATGTACTATTTCCTCTCCATGCTATCCTTCACGGACCTAGGGCTGTGCCTTTCCACGTTAGTTACCATGCTGGGCATTTTCTGGTTCAATGCTCGAGAAATCAGCTTTGATGCCTGCATTGGCCAAATGTTCTTTATCCATGGATTAACACTGATGGAGTCCTCAGTACTTCTGGTGATGGCCTTTGACCACTTCATTGCCATCTGTAACCCACTGAGATATGCCACAATCTTAACCAATTCAAGGATCATCAAAGTGGGCTTTGCAATTGTTATTAGGGGGACAACAGCTCTTGTGCCTTTACTCCTGCTTCTTAAGCGCCTGTCCTTCTGCCATAGTCATATTCTGCACCATTCATACTGTTTCCATCCTGATGTGATGAAGCTTTCATGCACAGACACCAAGATCAACAGTGCATTTGGCCTGACCATTGTCATCTCTACTACTGGCTTGGATACTATCTTGATCCTCCTCTCCTATGTTCTGATCATCCACTCTGTGCTCAGCATTGCCTCCCCCGAGGAGCGTAAGAAGGCCTTTGGTACCTGTGTCTCACATGTAAGTGCCGTTGCCATCTTCTACATTCCCATGATCAGCTTGTCACTGGTGCATAGATTTGGGAAGCATGCCCCTCCCCTTGTACACACTCTCATTGCCAATGTTTATCTACTCATCCCTCCTGTAATGAATCCCATTATCTACAGTGTGAAGACCAAGCAAATTTGCAAGGCAATCTCAAAATATTCCTTTCTAAGCTAATTTAGGACATTTTCAGTGTGTCTTTTCTTTACGTAGTATCTCTGACTTATGTTTGGTCATTTACTAGTGTGTATTATGACTATATATTGAAGAAGCCTGTTTATacatactttcattcttttctgatGGTCCATTTACTGACTATTAACACATTTCTGGAGTGTGAATTCTTTGAGAAAAGAGGCTATCTTTTGTGTACCTCTAACTATCATAAATGCTCTACCTTGCACAGAATATTgccccaattaaaaaatgtctgCAAAATAGACAAATGAAGCCATACATTGGGGTCCAAACAGTCTCACCAACTCTAGGGTATGAAGCTATCCAAGGGATGTTTGATATAATTTAGGTCAATATGAAAGTCTAAGTTGCCATAATTCTAACCATTTATTGGTAATGCTCTTTATTCCCCCAAATAGATTATTCATGGCTGAGGAACATGAATAAgtgcagaaaatgagaaaaaaatcaaattaaatgcatattttcctattttctaaaaaGAGTTCTTCAAGTCCCTTCAGTAAATgtaataacattttaattatgcAATACCTAGTGATTCACCTTCTAAATATGTGTCTAATGGGGTAAATGGCCAAAGACGTATTGTGATGTTCAACACATCATTATGCATTGCAATGAAAATTTGGAAACTGCTTAAATAATTACTTTTGGAtattgagtaaataaaatatgaactatCATGCAACAAGCTAAACACTGATATAGATATAAATGATATATTGTTACGAGAATAGATAGATTTGTATACAGGGTACTTATcacagtttgtgtgtgtgtttcatgtgactatgcacacacatgtacacacacatgacCACTCACACATATACATTATAAAGGTATGGATAAACATGTTCCAAATGTGAAAAGTGATTATCTTTTGATAATTGGATATTTTTTTGCTTATGCTTCCTTGTACTTCCCTGCAGTTTAAAAATGCTCaataatgagtttttaaattttttcagataATGAAATAATCGATTTCTATTTAACACCCGCCTAAAAACATGTCAACAAATAAGAGGCATATActgcaagagaagcaaaaagtttatttggggtctcagaGAATTGCCATTTGGGAGACACAGATTTGAGTAGAATCTCAAATGTGCTCTGATTACAGGAGACAGGcttggggtttttatggagaaaaaggaggaagatgagatAGGTAAGTTGTATTAAGGGAGAGTTCATTGGTGTTAGATGGGGTAAGGTTAGGCTTGTGcttcatagattggcttgagattcagtcatcaggcaaaaggctagacttgtacttcattgattggttagcgATTTGGTCATCAGCAAAGTTCGGTTTcctcagtccttacaaacaggatagCCTTGTCCTCACTGACTTGTTGGAATGTTGGTACTTTGGTCCAGttttgaagataaagaaaagaagacatctaaggcatttcctctgaaatggctgctttGACTCTGTTTTAGTATGGCTCCACTCTTGTCATCTTTCACACACAATAACTTTTTGTTCTCCATCTTCCATACAATTGTTATTCCCATGtgtcttcacaatttttcttcaaattttggtAAACACTGTGGGAAGTACTGGAGGTGAAACAGTGAAGACACAGTCTCCATTCTTAAGGAGTAACAATCAGATTAAACATACCTaaactgaaataatattttaactaGTGGTTTCTTTTGAATGAGACTGTGCATAAAACATTGTACCAGATGCTAAGATAAGTCATAAAGGGTAGTCTCTCTTTTTCCCAGGAAGAGCCTGAACTAAGAGGAAAATCATCAGCCTAGGAAATTCTTAGCCTGATGAGAAAAAATATGGCTTCAAGAAACCTGTTATTTAACAGAGGAGATATAATACATATTCAAATCtaaggaataaaagaataaacagtgGAGATTCAAATTTTGTCGATGCTCAGGAAAAATTTTGAAAGTGGAGAATTTTGAAGATGGGGCAACcaaattttttaatgtgttttaaaatagatGTGTTTGAGAAGTTTCTGATAAAAGCAACAATTTTGACAAATGTTGCAATAAGAAGCGTGATTCATGAAGTGTGAATTACATATAATTTTGCATAGTATAGTTGTATGTGTGCATtaataaaatccattttaaagTATGTTCCTTTTCCCTCTTTATAAAATGATACAATTCATAGAAAACCACCTAATTgtactttttctttaatcttacaggaaatacttttctctcttctattaGCTATATTTTCTTGTGAATTCAGCATTGTCCAATACATAGGTATACAAATTTTTACAACTTTTGCGTGTATTTACAGACCTATGAAAGAATGCTTATTTAGCACTGTCTGAGCCTATGCTGAAAATAATAGTCTGATTAATCTGATGTAGAATTTGGAAGAGTAAGTAACCAAGTGTTCTGCTGAGACTCTATGAGCTCATTGAAATTCTATATGAGAATGTTCCTAATTGATATTTCTGCATAACTGATGTATTGTGGCTTAGAGGGAAAATTTGACATTCTTGTAATTTAATTTGATATTGCATCAAGCAGGGAACTGTACTATATAATGTAGCCTCAAATAAGATGCGTGTATTCTTCAGTTGCTTCTCAAGGATCTGTTGGAATGTATTTtcctaagaaaagagaaagattaaatTCCATACTGAGAAATTTCTATTATGGTATTTAAATTCAAATGCTTTAGGGAGCCTATTGAGGTCTTCTGTGACATGGATCTTGTCTCCTTGTTTAGCTTTTTGACTTGCCACTTGCTCCCTCACCTGCACTCAGGGTTCTAGATGTGCTGAATATGTTATGGCTCACTCCTTTTTTTCCTGTGCCCTATTCTCCCTTGTTTCCTGACAGACCTGGGGCTGACCTTCCTGAAGGATAAATACATGCTCTTCTCTGCTCTTATCATAAATATCACCAGTTATCATCACTGGGTTTTATGTCTCTTTTCTCACTGGGTTTTGAGGCCCGGGAGAAAGCAACTCTATTCTATTCTCTGTATTACCAGTGCAAAACCCTGAAATGTGATGGATACTTAAAGTGTTTTATGAAAGAATtaatgaaggttttttttttttcataaatggagaGGTTTCTTAAAAGTGTACAAAATTCACTCAGGTGATGTTGGAGGAGGGTACATTTATCAGCTGGGTGTGTGTGGAAGGTCGGGCCAGGAGTGAGCTCATGCATACAGCaggtattttattttgaaattttaatcacaaatttacttttaataaaattttaccatGATACAAGGGCAGGGAACTGTAATACCGGCCCTGTAGAGAAATGACAAAGATACGTATGATGAAGTAGAAGGGGAAGGAAGCCATGAGGGAGAA
The Equus caballus isolate H_3958 breed thoroughbred chromosome 7, TB-T2T, whole genome shotgun sequence genome window above contains:
- the OR51F5D gene encoding olfactory receptor family 51 subfamily F member 5D, which encodes MPSFNQSIFHPAVFFLTGIPGLETYHAWISIPFCCLYAIAISGNGMILLVIITESSLHEPMYYFLSMLSFTDLGLCLSTLVTMLGIFWFNAREISFDACIGQMFFIHGLTLMESSVLLVMAFDHFIAICNPLRYATILTNSRIIKVGFAIVIRGTTALVPLLLLLKRLSFCHSHILHHSYCFHPDVMKLSCTDTKINSAFGLTIVISTTGLDTILILLSYVLIIHSVLSIASPEERKKAFGTCVSHVSAVAIFYIPMISLSLVHRFGKHAPPLVHTLIANVYLLIPPVMNPIIYSVKTKQICKAISKYSFLS